The following are from one region of the Rhizobacter sp. AJA081-3 genome:
- a CDS encoding mobilization protein, with translation MAKIHFIGGEKGGVGKSLMARVLAQYLIDRGEPFIGFDTDRSHGALMRFYSGYASPVIVDRYEALDAIMEAAVEQPDRRILVDLAAQTHDPLVRWMDDSGVLNLADESGIQIHYWHVMDTGKDSVDLLRRLLDRFGTSLKYVLVRNQVRGNDFGVLEQSGEQARALGLGAKIVSVKRLHDGAINKIDATSSSFWNAKNGDNHAALGLMDRQRVKMWLRDVYRDLDDVGL, from the coding sequence ATGGCGAAGATTCATTTCATCGGCGGCGAAAAGGGCGGAGTCGGCAAGTCGCTGATGGCACGGGTGCTGGCGCAGTACCTGATCGACCGCGGCGAGCCCTTCATCGGCTTCGACACCGACCGCTCGCACGGCGCGCTGATGCGCTTCTACTCGGGCTACGCCTCGCCGGTGATCGTCGACCGCTACGAGGCGCTGGACGCCATCATGGAAGCCGCCGTCGAGCAGCCGGATCGCCGCATCCTCGTCGATCTGGCCGCCCAGACGCACGACCCGCTGGTGCGCTGGATGGACGACTCCGGCGTGCTGAATCTGGCCGACGAGTCCGGCATCCAGATCCACTATTGGCACGTGATGGACACCGGCAAGGATTCGGTGGACCTGCTGCGCCGCCTGCTCGACCGCTTCGGCACCAGCCTGAAGTACGTGCTGGTGCGCAACCAGGTGCGCGGCAACGACTTCGGCGTGCTCGAGCAGTCGGGCGAGCAGGCGCGGGCGCTCGGCCTGGGCGCCAAGATCGTCTCGGTGAAGCGGCTGCACGACGGCGCGATCAACAAGATCGACGCCACCAGCAGCAGCTTCTGGAACGCCAAGAACGGCGACAACCACGCCGCACTCGGCCTGATGGACCGCCAGCGCGTGAAGATGTGGCTGCGCGACGTCTACCGCGACCTGGACGACGTGGGGCTGTAG
- a CDS encoding PhoX family phosphatase — protein MNKPVDLPIGFSEEEDSNTSANPSFDSILSARLSRRGLLRGGVGTAATALFGSAVLAGCGGGDDDPAPVAPTETLLGFSAVGKSLLDSVVVPAGYTATAIYALGDPLAAGVADYLNDGTDTNFENRAGDHHDGMEWFGLSAAGAASATAVDRGLLAVNHEATTDENRSSFFLHADGGTSTLPRPALEVDKELAIHGVSVVEVRKTGTAWAAVKDSSFNRRLTTLTDIEIAGPARGNALLVTKHSTAGTATRGTLNNCGTGKTPWGSFVTGEENWSGYFTRPVGDDAARANDKSVTSLRRYGRAEGATSRHGWESAGAGDIYARWTNAKTGVSTDGSDDYRNEMNGMGYIVELDPYDKSKAAKKRTGLGRFAHESAAFGTPVAGQPIAVYQGDDSRNEYIYKFVSTALWDAADANPADRMATGDKYLDSGKLYAAKFNADGSGEWIELSITTPAIAAYAGYTFADQADVCVNSRLAGDAIGATKMDRPEWCAVNPANGEIYFTLTNNSNRRVEPTGSSQLAPDSANPRVYTDIKGTSTSQQGNPNGHILRIKEGAAGSAATGFTWDVYLFGAESGAPGAINLSSLTSDQDFSSPDGLVFSRATGICWIQTDDGAYTDVTNCMMLAALPGQVGDGAKKTLSYSRTAGGALAVDTYIGKAPTASTLKRFLVGPIGSEITGLTETPDGKAIFVNIQHPGENTAQANIADPTKFTSHWPGNTGYGAGGATARPRSATIVITKNDGGRIGS, from the coding sequence ATGAACAAGCCCGTGGACCTGCCGATCGGCTTCTCCGAAGAAGAGGACTCCAACACCTCCGCCAACCCGAGTTTCGACTCCATCCTGAGCGCACGTCTGAGCCGCCGCGGCCTGCTGCGCGGCGGCGTCGGCACGGCTGCCACGGCCCTGTTCGGCAGCGCCGTGCTGGCCGGCTGCGGCGGCGGCGACGACGATCCGGCACCGGTCGCACCCACCGAGACCCTGCTCGGTTTCAGCGCGGTGGGCAAGAGCCTGCTCGACAGCGTGGTTGTGCCGGCTGGCTACACGGCCACCGCGATCTACGCGCTCGGCGACCCGCTGGCTGCCGGTGTGGCCGACTACCTGAACGACGGCACCGACACCAACTTCGAGAACCGTGCGGGCGACCACCACGATGGCATGGAGTGGTTCGGCCTGTCGGCCGCCGGCGCGGCCTCGGCCACGGCCGTGGACCGCGGTCTGCTGGCCGTGAACCACGAGGCAACCACCGACGAGAACCGCTCGTCGTTCTTCCTTCATGCCGATGGCGGCACGAGCACGCTGCCGCGTCCGGCCTTGGAAGTCGACAAGGAGCTCGCGATCCACGGCGTGTCCGTGGTCGAGGTGCGCAAGACCGGCACGGCCTGGGCCGCGGTCAAGGATTCGTCCTTCAACCGCCGCCTGACCACGCTGACCGACATCGAGATCGCCGGCCCCGCGCGCGGCAATGCGCTGCTGGTGACGAAGCACTCGACCGCCGGCACGGCAACGCGCGGCACGCTGAACAACTGCGGTACCGGCAAGACGCCCTGGGGCAGCTTCGTCACCGGCGAGGAGAACTGGTCGGGCTACTTCACCCGCCCGGTGGGCGACGACGCCGCGCGCGCCAACGACAAGAGCGTGACGTCGCTGCGCCGATACGGACGCGCCGAAGGGGCCACCTCGCGCCACGGCTGGGAGAGCGCCGGTGCCGGCGACATCTACGCACGCTGGACCAACGCGAAGACCGGTGTCTCGACCGACGGCAGCGACGACTACCGCAACGAGATGAACGGCATGGGCTACATCGTCGAGCTCGACCCGTACGACAAGAGCAAGGCGGCGAAGAAGCGCACCGGCCTCGGCCGCTTCGCCCACGAGAGCGCGGCCTTCGGCACGCCGGTCGCCGGCCAGCCGATCGCCGTCTACCAGGGCGACGACTCGCGCAACGAATACATCTACAAGTTCGTCTCCACGGCCCTGTGGGACGCTGCCGATGCGAACCCGGCCGACCGGATGGCCACCGGCGACAAGTACCTCGACAGCGGCAAGCTGTACGCGGCGAAGTTCAATGCCGACGGCAGCGGCGAGTGGATCGAGCTGTCGATCACGACGCCCGCGATCGCGGCTTATGCGGGTTACACCTTCGCCGACCAGGCCGACGTCTGCGTGAACTCGCGCCTGGCCGGCGACGCCATCGGCGCCACCAAGATGGACCGGCCCGAGTGGTGCGCGGTGAATCCGGCCAACGGCGAGATCTACTTCACGCTGACCAACAACAGCAACCGCCGCGTCGAGCCCACCGGCTCCTCGCAGCTCGCCCCGGACAGCGCTAACCCGCGCGTCTACACCGACATCAAGGGCACCTCGACCTCGCAGCAGGGCAACCCGAACGGGCACATCCTGCGCATCAAGGAAGGTGCCGCCGGCAGTGCCGCGACGGGCTTCACCTGGGACGTCTACCTGTTCGGCGCCGAGTCGGGCGCGCCCGGCGCGATCAACCTGTCGAGCCTGACCTCGGACCAGGACTTCTCCAGCCCCGACGGCCTCGTGTTCAGCCGCGCCACCGGCATCTGCTGGATCCAGACCGACGACGGCGCCTACACCGACGTGACCAACTGCATGATGCTCGCCGCGCTGCCCGGCCAGGTGGGAGACGGCGCGAAGAAGACGCTGAGCTACAGCCGCACCGCCGGCGGCGCGCTCGCGGTGGACACCTACATCGGCAAGGCCCCGACCGCGTCGACGCTGAAGCGCTTCCTGGTCGGCCCCATCGGCAGCGAGATCACCGGCCTGACCGAGACGCCGGACGGCAAGGCGATCTTCGTCAACATCCAGCATCCGGGCGAAAACACCGCGCAGGCCAACATCGCCGACCCGACGAAGTTCACCAGCCACTGGCCGGGCAATACCGGCTACGGCGCGGGCGGTGCAACGGCGCGGCCGCGGTCGGCGACGATCGTCATCACGAAGAACGACGGCGGGCGCATCGGCAGCTGA
- a CDS encoding histidine phosphatase family protein, giving the protein MDLILWRHAEAVLEREGLPDLDRALTTKGERQAKRMAEWLNHRLAHSTRVIVSPARRCQQTAKALDRSYKTLEALAPEASPEALLKAARWPEGSEPVLIVGHQPTLGLLAAQLLAGVAQPWPIRKGAVWWLRSRDREGTAQVVLQAVMAADLL; this is encoded by the coding sequence ATGGATCTCATCCTCTGGCGCCACGCGGAGGCCGTGCTCGAGCGCGAGGGACTGCCCGACCTTGACCGGGCCCTCACGACCAAGGGGGAACGTCAGGCCAAGCGCATGGCCGAGTGGCTCAACCACCGGCTGGCGCATTCGACCCGCGTGATCGTCAGCCCGGCGCGGCGCTGCCAGCAGACGGCCAAGGCGCTCGATCGCAGCTACAAGACGCTTGAGGCGCTGGCGCCCGAGGCGAGCCCCGAGGCGCTGTTGAAGGCGGCGCGCTGGCCCGAAGGCTCCGAGCCGGTGCTGATCGTCGGCCACCAGCCGACGCTCGGCCTGCTGGCCGCGCAGCTGCTGGCCGGCGTGGCGCAACCCTGGCCGATCCGCAAGGGCGCGGTGTGGTGGCTGCGCAGCCGCGACCGCGAGGGCACGGCGCAAGTGGTGCTTCAGGCGGTGATGGCCGCCGATCTGCTGTAG
- a CDS encoding homoserine kinase, whose translation MAVYTEVSFDEAAALIARLSIGELKSLQPISSGIENTNYFADTAHGRYVLTLFERLTHEQLPFYLQLMKHLSERGIPVPRPYGDARGEILHTLKGKPAAVVDRLRGRHHLAPDAPHCAMVGDMLARMHLAAHDFPMVQPNLRGLAWWAETAPVVRPFVTSEQAKLLDTELAFQRQLADSAAHRGLPEAAIHADLFRDNVMFEAGDDGRDQLTGFFDFYFAGVDKLLFDVGVCLNDWCIDLASGRLDEERAQAFVAAYDAVRPLASSELRLLPAMMRAAALRFWISRLWDFFLPRDAHLLTPHDPGHFERVLRARVEAPWHFTRL comes from the coding sequence ATGGCGGTCTACACCGAGGTCTCGTTCGACGAGGCGGCCGCGCTGATCGCACGCCTGTCCATCGGCGAGCTGAAGTCGCTGCAGCCGATCTCCAGCGGCATCGAGAACACCAACTACTTCGCCGACACGGCGCATGGGCGCTACGTGCTCACGCTGTTCGAGCGGCTCACGCACGAGCAGCTGCCCTTCTACCTGCAGCTGATGAAGCACCTGTCCGAGCGCGGCATCCCGGTGCCGCGGCCCTACGGCGACGCACGCGGCGAGATCCTGCACACGCTCAAGGGCAAGCCGGCGGCCGTGGTCGACCGGCTGCGCGGGCGGCACCACCTGGCGCCGGACGCGCCGCACTGCGCGATGGTCGGCGACATGCTCGCGCGCATGCACCTGGCGGCGCACGACTTCCCGATGGTGCAACCCAACCTGCGCGGCCTGGCCTGGTGGGCCGAGACCGCCCCGGTGGTGCGCCCCTTCGTCACGTCGGAGCAGGCCAAGCTGCTCGACACCGAGCTCGCCTTCCAGCGCCAGCTCGCCGATTCGGCAGCGCACCGTGGCTTGCCCGAGGCGGCGATCCATGCCGACCTGTTCCGCGACAACGTGATGTTCGAGGCGGGCGACGATGGCCGCGATCAGCTCACCGGCTTCTTCGACTTCTACTTCGCCGGCGTCGACAAGTTGCTGTTCGATGTCGGCGTGTGCCTGAACGACTGGTGCATCGACCTGGCCAGCGGACGCCTCGACGAGGAGCGTGCGCAGGCCTTCGTGGCCGCCTACGACGCGGTGCGGCCGCTGGCCAGCTCCGAACTCCGCCTGCTGCCGGCGATGATGCGCGCTGCGGCCCTGCGCTTCTGGATCTCGCGGCTGTGGGACTTCTTCCTGCCACGCGACGCCCATTTGCTGACCCCGCACGACCCCGGTCACTTCGAGCGCGTGCTGCGTGCGCGCGTCGAGGCGCCCTGGCACTTCACCCGCCTTTGA
- the ppk1 gene encoding polyphosphate kinase 1: MNDRAPLPHEEPDSALPAGAPPLPPLLNRERAMLAFNRRVLAQASRTDVPLLERLRYVCIVSSNMDEFFEVRFSDFLEAARTGQLGASQRDLQAVAAEAHRIIDDQYAVFNDELMPLLREQGIVILNHADRNAAQRAWVDRFFQGQVRPLLVPVGLDPSHPFPQVANKSLNFIVRLGGRDAFGRANGIAIVKVPRVLPRVIRLPDELAPGQQAFVLLTSVIRAHLGELFPGREVEAFSQFRVTRDSDLEVDEDDVQNLRQALRTGLTTRHFGQAIRLEVVNSCPDELSEFLLQQFGLPEPALYKVNGPVNLVRLNQLIDQADASALRFPAHEPAWPVGRLPRERSIFERLRQGDVLLHHPFESFEPVVQFLREAVDDPEVLAIKQTIYRTGSESPLMEALIEAARRGKEVMVVVELKARFDEEANINWADRLEAVGAQVVYGIVGLKTHAKLLLVTRREGGAMRRYAHLSTGNYNPKTARLYTDVGYLTADAELTADADAVFQQLASLGKMRPLRALLQAPFTLHRRMSQLIERVAESARAGRPARIVVKVNALTDTALIEKLMRCAQAGASIDLIVRGACMLPPGVPGVTERIRVRSVVGRFLEHSRVFYFRWGEAEADEALYLSSADWMGRNMFRRIEVAWPLREPALRQRVIDECLVPYLHDHQDAWRLLPDGRYERDGSDGPSAQQALLARYGS; this comes from the coding sequence ATGAACGATCGGGCTCCCTTGCCTCACGAAGAACCCGACAGCGCGCTGCCGGCCGGCGCGCCGCCGCTGCCGCCGCTGCTCAACCGCGAGCGCGCCATGCTGGCGTTCAACCGCCGCGTGCTCGCGCAGGCCAGCCGGACCGACGTGCCGTTGCTCGAGCGGCTGCGCTACGTGTGCATCGTTTCGTCGAACATGGACGAGTTCTTCGAGGTGCGCTTCTCCGACTTCCTGGAGGCGGCGCGCACCGGGCAGCTCGGCGCCTCGCAGCGCGACCTGCAGGCGGTGGCCGCCGAGGCGCATCGCATCATCGACGACCAGTACGCCGTCTTCAACGACGAGCTGATGCCGCTGCTGCGCGAGCAGGGCATCGTCATCCTCAATCACGCCGACCGCAATGCCGCGCAGCGAGCCTGGGTCGATCGCTTCTTCCAGGGCCAGGTGCGGCCGCTGCTCGTGCCGGTGGGGCTGGACCCGTCGCACCCCTTCCCGCAGGTGGCCAACAAGTCGCTGAACTTCATCGTGCGCCTGGGCGGCCGCGATGCCTTCGGGCGCGCCAACGGCATCGCCATCGTCAAGGTGCCGCGCGTGCTGCCGCGGGTGATCCGGCTGCCCGACGAGCTGGCGCCGGGGCAGCAGGCCTTCGTGCTGCTGACCAGCGTGATCCGCGCGCACCTGGGCGAATTGTTCCCGGGCCGCGAAGTCGAGGCCTTCTCGCAGTTCCGCGTCACGCGCGACTCCGATCTCGAGGTCGACGAAGACGACGTGCAGAACCTGCGTCAGGCGCTGCGCACCGGATTGACCACGCGCCACTTCGGCCAGGCGATCCGTCTCGAAGTGGTCAACTCCTGCCCCGACGAACTGTCGGAGTTCCTGCTGCAGCAGTTCGGGCTGCCCGAGCCGGCGCTGTACAAGGTCAACGGGCCGGTCAATCTGGTACGCCTGAACCAGCTGATCGACCAGGCTGACGCGTCGGCGCTGCGCTTCCCGGCGCACGAGCCGGCCTGGCCGGTGGGGCGGTTGCCGCGCGAGCGTTCGATCTTCGAGCGTCTGCGCCAGGGCGACGTGCTGCTGCACCACCCCTTCGAGTCCTTCGAGCCGGTAGTGCAGTTCCTGCGCGAGGCGGTCGACGACCCCGAAGTGCTGGCGATCAAGCAGACCATCTACCGAACCGGCAGCGAGTCGCCGCTGATGGAGGCGCTGATCGAGGCGGCGCGCCGCGGCAAGGAGGTGATGGTGGTCGTCGAGCTGAAGGCACGCTTCGACGAGGAGGCCAACATCAACTGGGCCGACCGCCTCGAAGCGGTGGGCGCGCAGGTGGTCTACGGCATCGTCGGCTTGAAGACGCACGCCAAGCTGCTGCTGGTGACGCGCCGCGAAGGCGGGGCGATGCGCCGCTACGCGCACCTGTCGACCGGCAACTACAACCCGAAGACCGCGCGCCTGTACACCGACGTCGGCTACCTGACGGCCGATGCCGAGCTGACCGCGGATGCCGACGCCGTATTCCAGCAGCTCGCCAGCCTGGGCAAGATGCGCCCGCTGCGCGCGCTGCTGCAGGCGCCCTTCACGCTGCACCGGCGCATGAGCCAGCTCATCGAGCGCGTGGCCGAGTCGGCGCGTGCCGGCCGCCCGGCGCGCATCGTCGTCAAGGTCAACGCGCTGACCGACACCGCGCTCATCGAGAAGCTGATGCGCTGCGCGCAGGCCGGCGCCTCGATCGACCTGATCGTACGCGGCGCCTGCATGCTGCCGCCCGGGGTGCCCGGCGTGACCGAGCGGATCCGCGTGCGCTCGGTGGTCGGGCGCTTCCTCGAGCACAGCCGGGTGTTCTATTTCCGCTGGGGCGAAGCCGAGGCCGACGAGGCGCTGTACCTGTCCAGCGCCGACTGGATGGGGCGCAACATGTTCCGCCGCATCGAGGTGGCCTGGCCCTTGCGCGAGCCGGCGCTTCGCCAGCGTGTCATCGACGAATGCCTGGTGCCCTACCTGCACGACCACCAGGATGCCTGGCGATTGCTGCCGGATGGCCGCTACGAGCGCGACGGCAGCGACGGGCCCAGTGCGCAGCAGGCGCTGCTCGCGCGGTACGGGAGCTGA
- the polA gene encoding DNA polymerase I, with protein sequence MTTKTLLLVDGSSYLYRAYHALPDLRSPDGFPTGAIHGMVAMLKRALQDVQPEHAACVFDAKGDTFRNEWYPEYKAQRAPMPEDLVKQIEPIHEVVKLLGWPVLVPPGIEADDAIGTLARLAAASGHEVIISTGDKDLAQLVGEHVTLINTMSNERLDVPGVLAKFGVPPERIVDYLTLMGDTVDNVPGVEKVGPKTAAKWIAEHGSLDGVIAAAETIKGVAGENLRKALDWLPTGKRLVTVVTDCDLAAQVPGFPSLDALALQPVNREGLLDFYGRFGFKTWKKDLEAALGSSAAAGAEGEHPPAAAPAAAASIDKHYETVLTHEALKRWLERIREAPLTAIDTETDSLDGMTARIVGISLSVKVGEAAYIPLAHSYADAPDQLPMAEVLAALKPWLEDPKALKLGQNIKYDTHVFANAGIAVRGYAHDTLLESYVFEAHKPHGLESLSSRHLGRSGLSYEDVCGKGVHQIPFAQVEVQRAAEYSCEDSDMTLHVHEVLWPQLREQAGPLFVYEKIEMPSVVVLGRIERHGVLIDSAVLARQSHELAERLMALEREAHELAGQPFNLGSPKQIGEILFGKLGLPVKKKTASGAPSTDEEVLAELAADYPLPAKLLEHRSLAKLKGTYTDKLPLMVNPATGRVHTHYAQAVAVTGRLASNDPNLQNIPIRTPEGRRVREAFIAPPGCSILSADYSQIELRIMAHISEDPGLLKAFAEGMDVHRATASEVFGIEPAAVTSEQRRYAKTINFGLIYGMGAFGLAQSLGIERSAASTYIERYFQRFAGVKRYMDETKASAKAKGYVETLFGRRIYLPEINGGNGPRKSGAERQAINAPMQGTAADLIKLAMVAVQDLIDHEKRATRMIMQVHDELVFEVPEAEIAWAREAVPRVMAAVAQFRVPLLAEVGVGPNWDQAH encoded by the coding sequence ATGACGACGAAGACCCTGCTGCTGGTGGATGGCTCGAGCTACCTGTATCGCGCCTACCACGCGCTGCCCGACCTGCGCAGCCCCGACGGCTTCCCGACCGGCGCCATCCACGGCATGGTGGCCATGCTCAAGCGCGCGCTGCAGGACGTGCAGCCCGAGCACGCCGCCTGCGTGTTCGACGCCAAGGGCGACACCTTCCGCAACGAGTGGTACCCCGAGTACAAGGCGCAGCGCGCGCCGATGCCCGAAGACCTGGTCAAGCAGATCGAGCCGATCCACGAGGTGGTGAAGCTGCTCGGCTGGCCGGTGCTGGTGCCCCCGGGGATCGAGGCCGACGACGCCATCGGCACGCTGGCGCGCCTGGCTGCGGCCAGCGGCCACGAGGTGATCATCTCCACCGGCGACAAGGACCTGGCGCAACTGGTGGGCGAGCACGTCACGCTGATCAACACGATGAGCAACGAGCGGCTCGACGTGCCCGGCGTGCTGGCCAAGTTCGGCGTGCCGCCGGAGCGCATCGTCGACTACCTGACCCTGATGGGCGACACGGTCGACAACGTGCCCGGCGTCGAGAAGGTCGGCCCGAAGACGGCTGCCAAGTGGATCGCCGAACACGGCTCGCTCGATGGCGTGATCGCCGCCGCCGAGACGATCAAGGGCGTCGCCGGCGAGAACCTGCGCAAGGCGCTCGACTGGCTGCCGACCGGGAAACGGCTCGTCACGGTGGTGACCGACTGCGACCTGGCCGCCCAGGTGCCCGGCTTCCCCTCGCTCGACGCGCTGGCGCTGCAACCGGTGAACCGCGAAGGGCTGCTCGACTTCTATGGCCGCTTCGGCTTCAAGACCTGGAAGAAGGACCTCGAGGCCGCGCTGGGTTCGTCGGCCGCCGCCGGAGCCGAGGGCGAGCACCCACCGGCCGCTGCGCCGGCGGCGGCCGCGAGCATCGACAAACACTACGAGACGGTACTCACGCACGAGGCGCTGAAACGCTGGCTGGAGCGCATCCGCGAGGCGCCTCTGACCGCGATCGACACCGAGACCGATTCACTGGACGGCATGACGGCGCGCATCGTCGGCATCTCGCTGTCGGTGAAGGTCGGCGAGGCGGCCTACATCCCGCTGGCGCACAGTTATGCCGACGCGCCGGACCAGCTGCCGATGGCCGAGGTGCTCGCCGCGCTGAAGCCCTGGCTCGAAGATCCGAAGGCGCTCAAGCTCGGCCAGAACATCAAGTACGACACCCATGTGTTCGCCAACGCCGGCATCGCCGTGCGCGGCTATGCGCACGACACCCTGCTCGAGAGCTATGTGTTCGAGGCGCACAAGCCGCACGGCCTGGAGAGCCTCTCCTCGCGCCACCTCGGCCGCAGCGGCCTGAGCTATGAAGACGTCTGCGGCAAGGGCGTGCACCAGATCCCGTTCGCGCAGGTCGAGGTGCAGCGTGCCGCCGAGTACTCGTGCGAGGACAGCGACATGACGCTGCATGTGCACGAAGTGCTCTGGCCGCAGCTTCGCGAGCAGGCCGGGCCGCTGTTCGTCTACGAGAAGATCGAGATGCCCAGCGTGGTGGTGCTCGGCCGCATCGAGCGCCACGGCGTGCTGATCGACTCGGCCGTGCTGGCGCGGCAGAGCCACGAACTGGCCGAACGGCTGATGGCGCTGGAGCGAGAGGCGCACGAGCTCGCCGGCCAGCCCTTCAACCTGGGCAGCCCCAAGCAGATCGGCGAGATCCTGTTCGGCAAGCTCGGCCTGCCGGTGAAGAAGAAGACCGCCAGCGGCGCGCCCTCCACCGATGAAGAGGTGCTGGCCGAACTCGCTGCCGACTACCCGCTGCCGGCCAAGCTGCTGGAGCATCGCAGCCTCGCCAAGCTCAAGGGCACCTACACCGACAAGCTGCCGCTGATGGTCAACCCCGCCACCGGCCGGGTGCACACCCACTACGCGCAGGCGGTGGCGGTGACGGGGCGGCTGGCCAGCAACGACCCGAACCTGCAGAACATCCCGATCCGCACGCCCGAAGGCCGTCGCGTGCGAGAGGCCTTCATCGCGCCGCCGGGATGTTCGATCCTGAGTGCCGACTACTCGCAGATCGAGCTGCGCATCATGGCGCACATCAGCGAGGACCCGGGCTTGCTGAAGGCCTTTGCCGAAGGCATGGACGTGCACCGCGCCACCGCCAGCGAGGTGTTCGGCATCGAACCGGCGGCCGTGACCAGCGAACAGCGCCGCTATGCGAAGACGATCAACTTCGGCCTCATCTATGGCATGGGCGCCTTCGGTCTGGCGCAGAGCCTGGGCATCGAACGCAGCGCGGCCAGCACCTACATCGAGCGCTACTTCCAGCGTTTTGCCGGCGTGAAACGCTACATGGACGAGACCAAGGCCTCCGCCAAGGCCAAAGGCTACGTCGAGACGCTGTTCGGCCGGCGCATCTACCTGCCCGAGATCAACGGGGGCAACGGCCCGCGCAAGAGCGGCGCCGAGCGGCAGGCGATCAACGCGCCGATGCAGGGCACGGCGGCCGACCTGATCAAGCTGGCCATGGTGGCCGTGCAGGACCTGATCGACCACGAGAAGCGCGCCACCCGGATGATCATGCAGGTGCACGACGAACTGGTGTTCGAGGTGCCCGAGGCAGAGATCGCCTGGGCCCGCGAGGCGGTGCCGCGCGTGATGGCCGCGGTGGCGCAGTTCAGGGTGCCGCTGCTCGCCGAGGTGGGGGTGGGGCCGAACTGGGATCAGGCGCATTGA
- a CDS encoding BPSS1780 family membrane protein, producing the protein MRLQYVSAATGAAWVRRGFQSFARQPLAFSGMFAAFLFFVFVLTLLPVIGPLLLLALLPLGSLGFMIATRQSLGGQLPLPSAFIEPLRHGAPRLRAMLMLGVVYAVASVAIIALSEWADGGALEALMDVVADGKATPEEVAQRLADGRLQLGVAMRLGLAGLLSVPFWHAPALVHWGAQGVAQSLFSSTVAMWRNKGAFVVFSLAWLGVVLSLGVAANLIAALLGQAQLVTLLAMPASLLLSTVFYTSLYFTFADCFVDGDDAVPPLPPTDAAPQPPESTP; encoded by the coding sequence ATGAGACTGCAGTACGTCAGTGCCGCCACCGGAGCCGCCTGGGTCCGGCGCGGCTTCCAGTCCTTCGCCCGGCAGCCGCTGGCCTTCAGTGGCATGTTCGCGGCCTTCCTGTTCTTCGTCTTCGTGCTGACGCTGCTGCCGGTGATCGGGCCACTGCTGCTGCTCGCGCTGCTGCCGCTGGGCTCGCTGGGCTTCATGATCGCGACGAGACAATCGCTGGGCGGCCAGCTGCCGCTGCCGAGCGCGTTCATCGAACCGCTGCGCCATGGCGCACCGCGCCTGCGCGCGATGCTGATGCTCGGCGTGGTCTACGCCGTCGCCAGCGTGGCCATCATCGCGCTGAGCGAGTGGGCCGACGGCGGCGCGCTCGAAGCGCTGATGGATGTGGTGGCCGACGGCAAGGCCACACCCGAAGAGGTGGCGCAGCGGCTGGCCGATGGCCGGCTGCAGCTCGGGGTGGCGATGCGCCTGGGCCTGGCGGGGCTGCTCTCGGTGCCCTTCTGGCATGCGCCGGCGCTGGTGCACTGGGGCGCCCAGGGCGTGGCGCAGTCGCTCTTCTCGAGCACGGTCGCGATGTGGCGCAACAAGGGCGCCTTCGTCGTCTTCTCGCTGGCCTGGCTGGGCGTGGTGCTGTCGCTCGGCGTGGCGGCCAACCTGATCGCTGCGCTGCTCGGCCAGGCCCAGCTAGTCACGCTGCTGGCCATGCCGGCCTCGCTGCTGCTGTCCACCGTGTTCTACACCTCGCTGTACTTCACGTTTGCCGACTGCTTCGTCGACGGTGACGACGCCGTGCCCCCGCTTCCCCCCACCGATGCGGCGCCGCAGCCGCCCGAAAGCACACCATGA
- a CDS encoding SDR family oxidoreductase has translation MSSTPRVALVTGAGSGIGRACALALLEAGYHVVLAGRRADALQQTVAAAPSGAERLLAVPTDVGDPASVKALFATTRERFGRLDVLFNNAGTGAPPIPMEDLSFEQWKTVLDVNLTGPFLCTQEAIRLMKSQTPQGGRIINNGSISAYAPRPFSAPYTATKHAISGLTRSTALDGRRHNIACGQIDIGNAATDMTERMANGVIQANGETKVEPRMNVKHVADAVVHMASLPLDANVLFMTVMATNMPFVGRG, from the coding sequence ATGAGTTCCACCCCTCGCGTTGCCCTCGTCACCGGTGCCGGCAGCGGCATCGGCCGCGCCTGTGCCCTGGCCCTGCTGGAGGCCGGCTACCACGTGGTGCTCGCTGGCCGCCGCGCCGATGCGCTGCAACAGACCGTCGCCGCTGCGCCTAGCGGTGCCGAGCGCCTGCTCGCCGTGCCCACCGACGTGGGCGATCCGGCCTCGGTGAAGGCACTCTTCGCGACGACGCGCGAGCGCTTCGGCCGCCTCGACGTGCTGTTCAACAACGCCGGCACCGGCGCCCCGCCGATCCCGATGGAAGACCTCAGCTTCGAGCAGTGGAAGACCGTGCTCGACGTGAATCTGACCGGCCCCTTCCTGTGTACGCAGGAGGCGATTCGCCTGATGAAGAGCCAGACGCCGCAGGGCGGGCGCATCATCAACAACGGTTCGATCTCGGCCTATGCGCCGCGGCCCTTCTCGGCGCCCTACACGGCCACCAAGCACGCCATCAGCGGCCTGACGCGCAGCACCGCGCTCGACGGACGGCGCCACAACATCGCCTGCGGCCAGATCGACATCGGCAACGCCGCCACCGACATGACCGAGCGCATGGCCAACGGCGTGATCCAGGCCAACGGCGAAACCAAGGTCGAGCCGCGCATGAACGTCAAGCACGTGGCCGACGCGGTGGTGCACATGGCCAGCCTGCCGCTGGATGCCAACGTGCTGTTCATGACGGTGATGGCGACCAACATGCCCTTCGTCGGGCGCGGCTGA